In Columba livia isolate bColLiv1 breed racing homer chromosome 8, bColLiv1.pat.W.v2, whole genome shotgun sequence, a single genomic region encodes these proteins:
- the SLC6A9 gene encoding sodium- and chloride-dependent glycine transporter 1 isoform X3, with product MADKCSEGLLNGAVPGERGKQDKSVKRGNWGNQIEFVLTSVGYAVGLGNVWRFPYLCYRNGGGAFMFPYFIMLVFCGIPLFFMELSFGQFASQGCLGVWRVSPMFKGVGYGMMVVSTYIGIYYNVVICIAFYYFFVSMTPVLPWTYCSNPWNTPDCVGVLDGNLSSRAALNLTHFFNTTQKRTSPSEEYWRRYVLDLSDDIGNLGEVRLPLLGCLGVSWVVVFLCLIKGVKSSGKVVYFTATFPYVVLTILFVRGITLEGALTGIMYYLTPQWDRILNAKVWGDAASQIFYSLGCAWGGLITMASYNKFHNNCYRDSIIISITNCATSVYAGFVIFSILGFMANHLGVDVSKVADHGPGLAFVAYPEALTLLPISPLWSILFFFMLILLGLGTQFCLLETLVTAIVDEVGNEWIIRKKTFVTLGVAVAGFLLGVPLTTQAGIYWLLLMDNYAASFSLVVISCIMCVAIMYIYGHHNYFKDIEMMLGFPPPLFFQICWRFISPAIIFFILVFTVIQYKPISYNDYVYPTWAISIGFLMALSSVICIPIYAIYKVCRSEGDTLLERLKNATKASKDWGPALAEHRSGRYAPACSPSTESHLEVQPLQPEKSRSEVAAASSVQGSNGSAHSQDSRL from the exons ATGGCCGATAAGTGCAGTGAGGGGCTGCTG AACGGCGCCGTGCCCGGGGAGCGGGGCAAGCAGGACAAGAGCGTCAAGCGTGGCAACTGGGGCAACCAGATCGAGTTTGTGCTGACCAGCGTGGGCTACGCCGTGGGGCTGGGCAACGTCTGGCGCTTCCCATACCTCTGCTACCGCAATGGGGGAG GTGCCTTCATGTTCCCCTACTTCATCATGCTGGTGTTTTGTGGCATCCCCCTCTTCTTCATGGAACTCTCCTTCGGGCAGTTTGCCAGCCAGGGCTGTCTCGGCGTCTGGAGGGTCAGCCCTATGTTCAAAG GCGTGGGCTACGGGATGATGGTGGTGTCCACATACATCGGGATCTACTACAACGTGGTGATCTGTATTGCCTTCTACTACTTCTTTGTGTCCATGACGCCTGTGCTGCCCTGGACGTACTGCAGCAACCCCTGGAACACACCCGACTGCGTGGGGGTGCTGGACGGGAACCTCTCCAGCCGCGCTGCCCTCAACCTCACCCACTTCTTCAACACCACCCAGAAGCGCACCAGCCCCAGCGAGGAGTACTGGAG GAGGTATGTGCTGGACCTGTCTGATGACATCGGGAACCTGGGCGAGGTGCGGCTGCCCCTCCTGGGCTGCCTCGGCGTCTCCTGGGTCGTCGTCTTCCTCTGCCTCATCAAAGGTGTCAAGTCCTCGGGGAAG GTGGTGTACTTCACGGCCACCTTCCCCTACGTGGTGCTCACCATCCTCTTTGTGCGCGGAATCACACTGGAGGGGGCCCTCACTGGCATCATGTACTACCTGACACCCCAGTGGGACAGGATCCTCAATGCCAAG GTGTGGGGTGATGCGGCCTCGCAGATCTTCTACTCGCTTGGCTGTGCTTGGGGCGGGCTCATCACCATGGCCTCCTACAACAAGTTCCACAACAACTGCTACCG GGACAGCATCATCATCAGCATCACCAACTGCGCCACCAGCGTCTATGCTGGCTTCGTCATCTTCTCCATCCTGGGCTTCATGGCCAACCACCTGGGCGTTGATGTCTCCAAGGTGGCTGACCACGGACCTGGCCTAGCCTTTGTTGCCTACCCCGAAGCCCTCACCCTGCTTCCCATCTCGCCcctctggtccatcctcttctTCTTCATGCTCATCCTCCTGGGGCTGGGCACACAG TTCTGCCTGCTGGAGACGCTGGTCACGGCCATTGTGGACGAGGTGGGCAATGAGTGGATCATCCGCAAGAAGACCTTTGTAACACTGGGAGTGGCCGTGGCAGGCTTCCTGCTGGGCGTCCCGCTCACCACACAG GCGGGCATCTACTGGCTCCTGCTGATGGATAACTACGCCGCCAGCTTCTCCCTGGTTGTCATCTCCTGCATCATGTGCGTGGCCATCATGTACATCTATG GGCACCACAACTACTTCAAGGACATTGAGATGATGCTCGGCTTCCCACCTCCGCTCTTCTTCCAGATCTGCTGGCGCTTCATCTCACCTGCCATCATCTTT TTCATCCTGGTCTTCACAGTCATCCAGTACAAGCCCATCTCCTACAATGACTACGTCTATCCCACCTGGGCCATCAGCATTGGCTTCCTCATGGCGCTTTCCTCCGTCATCTGCATCCCCATCTACGCCATCTACAAAGTGTGCCGCTCTGAGGGAGACACGCTGCTGGAG CGCTTGAAAAATGCTACCAAGGCAAGCAAGGACTGGGGCCCGGCGCTGGCAGAGCACCGCAGCGGGCGCTACGCCCCAGCATGCAGCCCCTCCACCGAGTCCCACCTGGAGGTGCAGCCTCTGCAACCGGAGAAGAGCCGGAGCGAGGTGGCGGCTGCCTCCTCTGTGCAGGGCAGCAACGGCTCAGCCCACAGCCAGGACTCCAGACTGTGA
- the SLC6A9 gene encoding sodium- and chloride-dependent glycine transporter 1 isoform X1, translated as MKLRISRAGQSGPPDGSHRQLGPPWPPRQVSGENGAVPGERGKQDKSVKRGNWGNQIEFVLTSVGYAVGLGNVWRFPYLCYRNGGGAFMFPYFIMLVFCGIPLFFMELSFGQFASQGCLGVWRVSPMFKGVGYGMMVVSTYIGIYYNVVICIAFYYFFVSMTPVLPWTYCSNPWNTPDCVGVLDGNLSSRAALNLTHFFNTTQKRTSPSEEYWRRYVLDLSDDIGNLGEVRLPLLGCLGVSWVVVFLCLIKGVKSSGKVVYFTATFPYVVLTILFVRGITLEGALTGIMYYLTPQWDRILNAKVWGDAASQIFYSLGCAWGGLITMASYNKFHNNCYRDSIIISITNCATSVYAGFVIFSILGFMANHLGVDVSKVADHGPGLAFVAYPEALTLLPISPLWSILFFFMLILLGLGTQFCLLETLVTAIVDEVGNEWIIRKKTFVTLGVAVAGFLLGVPLTTQAGIYWLLLMDNYAASFSLVVISCIMCVAIMYIYGHHNYFKDIEMMLGFPPPLFFQICWRFISPAIIFFILVFTVIQYKPISYNDYVYPTWAISIGFLMALSSVICIPIYAIYKVCRSEGDTLLERLKNATKASKDWGPALAEHRSGRYAPACSPSTESHLEVQPLQPEKSRSEVAAASSVQGSNGSAHSQDSRL; from the exons ATGAAGCTGAGGATTAGCCGAGCCGGCCAGTCTGGCCCCCCGGATGGCAGCCACAGGCAGCTGGGCCCCCCCTGGCCCCCTCGGCAGGTCAGTGGGGAG AACGGCGCCGTGCCCGGGGAGCGGGGCAAGCAGGACAAGAGCGTCAAGCGTGGCAACTGGGGCAACCAGATCGAGTTTGTGCTGACCAGCGTGGGCTACGCCGTGGGGCTGGGCAACGTCTGGCGCTTCCCATACCTCTGCTACCGCAATGGGGGAG GTGCCTTCATGTTCCCCTACTTCATCATGCTGGTGTTTTGTGGCATCCCCCTCTTCTTCATGGAACTCTCCTTCGGGCAGTTTGCCAGCCAGGGCTGTCTCGGCGTCTGGAGGGTCAGCCCTATGTTCAAAG GCGTGGGCTACGGGATGATGGTGGTGTCCACATACATCGGGATCTACTACAACGTGGTGATCTGTATTGCCTTCTACTACTTCTTTGTGTCCATGACGCCTGTGCTGCCCTGGACGTACTGCAGCAACCCCTGGAACACACCCGACTGCGTGGGGGTGCTGGACGGGAACCTCTCCAGCCGCGCTGCCCTCAACCTCACCCACTTCTTCAACACCACCCAGAAGCGCACCAGCCCCAGCGAGGAGTACTGGAG GAGGTATGTGCTGGACCTGTCTGATGACATCGGGAACCTGGGCGAGGTGCGGCTGCCCCTCCTGGGCTGCCTCGGCGTCTCCTGGGTCGTCGTCTTCCTCTGCCTCATCAAAGGTGTCAAGTCCTCGGGGAAG GTGGTGTACTTCACGGCCACCTTCCCCTACGTGGTGCTCACCATCCTCTTTGTGCGCGGAATCACACTGGAGGGGGCCCTCACTGGCATCATGTACTACCTGACACCCCAGTGGGACAGGATCCTCAATGCCAAG GTGTGGGGTGATGCGGCCTCGCAGATCTTCTACTCGCTTGGCTGTGCTTGGGGCGGGCTCATCACCATGGCCTCCTACAACAAGTTCCACAACAACTGCTACCG GGACAGCATCATCATCAGCATCACCAACTGCGCCACCAGCGTCTATGCTGGCTTCGTCATCTTCTCCATCCTGGGCTTCATGGCCAACCACCTGGGCGTTGATGTCTCCAAGGTGGCTGACCACGGACCTGGCCTAGCCTTTGTTGCCTACCCCGAAGCCCTCACCCTGCTTCCCATCTCGCCcctctggtccatcctcttctTCTTCATGCTCATCCTCCTGGGGCTGGGCACACAG TTCTGCCTGCTGGAGACGCTGGTCACGGCCATTGTGGACGAGGTGGGCAATGAGTGGATCATCCGCAAGAAGACCTTTGTAACACTGGGAGTGGCCGTGGCAGGCTTCCTGCTGGGCGTCCCGCTCACCACACAG GCGGGCATCTACTGGCTCCTGCTGATGGATAACTACGCCGCCAGCTTCTCCCTGGTTGTCATCTCCTGCATCATGTGCGTGGCCATCATGTACATCTATG GGCACCACAACTACTTCAAGGACATTGAGATGATGCTCGGCTTCCCACCTCCGCTCTTCTTCCAGATCTGCTGGCGCTTCATCTCACCTGCCATCATCTTT TTCATCCTGGTCTTCACAGTCATCCAGTACAAGCCCATCTCCTACAATGACTACGTCTATCCCACCTGGGCCATCAGCATTGGCTTCCTCATGGCGCTTTCCTCCGTCATCTGCATCCCCATCTACGCCATCTACAAAGTGTGCCGCTCTGAGGGAGACACGCTGCTGGAG CGCTTGAAAAATGCTACCAAGGCAAGCAAGGACTGGGGCCCGGCGCTGGCAGAGCACCGCAGCGGGCGCTACGCCCCAGCATGCAGCCCCTCCACCGAGTCCCACCTGGAGGTGCAGCCTCTGCAACCGGAGAAGAGCCGGAGCGAGGTGGCGGCTGCCTCCTCTGTGCAGGGCAGCAACGGCTCAGCCCACAGCCAGGACTCCAGACTGTGA
- the SLC6A9 gene encoding sodium- and chloride-dependent glycine transporter 1 isoform X2, translated as MKLRISRAGQSGPPDGSHRQLGPPWPPRQNGAVPGERGKQDKSVKRGNWGNQIEFVLTSVGYAVGLGNVWRFPYLCYRNGGGAFMFPYFIMLVFCGIPLFFMELSFGQFASQGCLGVWRVSPMFKGVGYGMMVVSTYIGIYYNVVICIAFYYFFVSMTPVLPWTYCSNPWNTPDCVGVLDGNLSSRAALNLTHFFNTTQKRTSPSEEYWRRYVLDLSDDIGNLGEVRLPLLGCLGVSWVVVFLCLIKGVKSSGKVVYFTATFPYVVLTILFVRGITLEGALTGIMYYLTPQWDRILNAKVWGDAASQIFYSLGCAWGGLITMASYNKFHNNCYRDSIIISITNCATSVYAGFVIFSILGFMANHLGVDVSKVADHGPGLAFVAYPEALTLLPISPLWSILFFFMLILLGLGTQFCLLETLVTAIVDEVGNEWIIRKKTFVTLGVAVAGFLLGVPLTTQAGIYWLLLMDNYAASFSLVVISCIMCVAIMYIYGHHNYFKDIEMMLGFPPPLFFQICWRFISPAIIFFILVFTVIQYKPISYNDYVYPTWAISIGFLMALSSVICIPIYAIYKVCRSEGDTLLERLKNATKASKDWGPALAEHRSGRYAPACSPSTESHLEVQPLQPEKSRSEVAAASSVQGSNGSAHSQDSRL; from the exons ATGAAGCTGAGGATTAGCCGAGCCGGCCAGTCTGGCCCCCCGGATGGCAGCCACAGGCAGCTGGGCCCCCCCTGGCCCCCTCGGCAG AACGGCGCCGTGCCCGGGGAGCGGGGCAAGCAGGACAAGAGCGTCAAGCGTGGCAACTGGGGCAACCAGATCGAGTTTGTGCTGACCAGCGTGGGCTACGCCGTGGGGCTGGGCAACGTCTGGCGCTTCCCATACCTCTGCTACCGCAATGGGGGAG GTGCCTTCATGTTCCCCTACTTCATCATGCTGGTGTTTTGTGGCATCCCCCTCTTCTTCATGGAACTCTCCTTCGGGCAGTTTGCCAGCCAGGGCTGTCTCGGCGTCTGGAGGGTCAGCCCTATGTTCAAAG GCGTGGGCTACGGGATGATGGTGGTGTCCACATACATCGGGATCTACTACAACGTGGTGATCTGTATTGCCTTCTACTACTTCTTTGTGTCCATGACGCCTGTGCTGCCCTGGACGTACTGCAGCAACCCCTGGAACACACCCGACTGCGTGGGGGTGCTGGACGGGAACCTCTCCAGCCGCGCTGCCCTCAACCTCACCCACTTCTTCAACACCACCCAGAAGCGCACCAGCCCCAGCGAGGAGTACTGGAG GAGGTATGTGCTGGACCTGTCTGATGACATCGGGAACCTGGGCGAGGTGCGGCTGCCCCTCCTGGGCTGCCTCGGCGTCTCCTGGGTCGTCGTCTTCCTCTGCCTCATCAAAGGTGTCAAGTCCTCGGGGAAG GTGGTGTACTTCACGGCCACCTTCCCCTACGTGGTGCTCACCATCCTCTTTGTGCGCGGAATCACACTGGAGGGGGCCCTCACTGGCATCATGTACTACCTGACACCCCAGTGGGACAGGATCCTCAATGCCAAG GTGTGGGGTGATGCGGCCTCGCAGATCTTCTACTCGCTTGGCTGTGCTTGGGGCGGGCTCATCACCATGGCCTCCTACAACAAGTTCCACAACAACTGCTACCG GGACAGCATCATCATCAGCATCACCAACTGCGCCACCAGCGTCTATGCTGGCTTCGTCATCTTCTCCATCCTGGGCTTCATGGCCAACCACCTGGGCGTTGATGTCTCCAAGGTGGCTGACCACGGACCTGGCCTAGCCTTTGTTGCCTACCCCGAAGCCCTCACCCTGCTTCCCATCTCGCCcctctggtccatcctcttctTCTTCATGCTCATCCTCCTGGGGCTGGGCACACAG TTCTGCCTGCTGGAGACGCTGGTCACGGCCATTGTGGACGAGGTGGGCAATGAGTGGATCATCCGCAAGAAGACCTTTGTAACACTGGGAGTGGCCGTGGCAGGCTTCCTGCTGGGCGTCCCGCTCACCACACAG GCGGGCATCTACTGGCTCCTGCTGATGGATAACTACGCCGCCAGCTTCTCCCTGGTTGTCATCTCCTGCATCATGTGCGTGGCCATCATGTACATCTATG GGCACCACAACTACTTCAAGGACATTGAGATGATGCTCGGCTTCCCACCTCCGCTCTTCTTCCAGATCTGCTGGCGCTTCATCTCACCTGCCATCATCTTT TTCATCCTGGTCTTCACAGTCATCCAGTACAAGCCCATCTCCTACAATGACTACGTCTATCCCACCTGGGCCATCAGCATTGGCTTCCTCATGGCGCTTTCCTCCGTCATCTGCATCCCCATCTACGCCATCTACAAAGTGTGCCGCTCTGAGGGAGACACGCTGCTGGAG CGCTTGAAAAATGCTACCAAGGCAAGCAAGGACTGGGGCCCGGCGCTGGCAGAGCACCGCAGCGGGCGCTACGCCCCAGCATGCAGCCCCTCCACCGAGTCCCACCTGGAGGTGCAGCCTCTGCAACCGGAGAAGAGCCGGAGCGAGGTGGCGGCTGCCTCCTCTGTGCAGGGCAGCAACGGCTCAGCCCACAGCCAGGACTCCAGACTGTGA